From Candidatus Methanomethylicota archaeon:
TATTCCACCATAGCCTCTATGATCATGGGTTTAATGCATTCTGGGATGGTTAAATCCTTTGTAACCGTCCTTGAGGGGGGTTATGGTGAAGGTTTAAATATGGGTTTAAAGGCTTATGTTGAATCTATAGTTGGCATTAAAGTTCTAAAACCTGAGGTTAATCTTAAACCTCCTAGGGGGAGGGTTGTTGAAGAGCTTAATAGGGTTTTAAGGGATTATTGGGGGTTAAGTATACTTTAATTTGTTGATTATTCTTTTTTATTGTTTAAAAATTTGATTTGAATTTTGTGGGTGAGGGTTGGTTTGGCGAGTTTTATCTCCCTATTCCTTTTGTAGTGCTTTTATTATTTCTTGGCAGAAGTATGGTAGGTCTGAGGGTATTCTTGAGGTTATCATGTTTCCATCTACAACTACGGGTTCATTTAGGTATTCTGCTCCAGCATTTATTACATCGTCTTTGATGGCTGATACGCAGGTTACGCGTTTACCTTTTAGGAGTCCTGCTGATATTAGTATTTGTGGTCCATGGCATATGGCTGCTACTATCCCTCTTGCGGCGATATTCTTAACGAAATCAAGTACCTCCTTATATCTCCTAAGTGTGTCAGGCGCCCATCCTCCAGGTATTACTACGCAATCAAATTCTTCAGGTTTAGCTTCAGCAAACGTCAAATCTGGTTTTACTGTTAATCCATGTTTACCTTTAACTGGATCTTTTGTGAGTGCTATAACTTTCACATCGAATCCTGCTTCCTTAAGCCTTAATAATGGGTAGTGTAATTCCAGGTCTTCGTATTCTGGTCCAGCTAGGATGGCTACTCTCTTAACTTTATGCGAGATACAAATCACCTCTACTCTCCCTTTGTTGGATGCATGATTTAAGGTTTATGGTTAAATGTTTGTTGCATGTTAAATATTATTGGTGTGTTTTGTTGTTTGGGGTTAGGGGCATAGTTGTAACCATGGATGAATATTCAAGGGTTTTTTGGGATGGTGTGGTGGTGGTTGATTCTGATAGTGGCATTATAGTTGATGTTGGAGATTTAGGTTTAGTTAGGGATT
This genomic window contains:
- a CDS encoding type 1 glutamine amidotransferase, translating into MSHKVKRVAILAGPEYEDLELHYPLLRLKEAGFDVKVIALTKDPVKGKHGLTVKPDLTFAEAKPEEFDCVVIPGGWAPDTLRRYKEVLDFVKNIAARGIVAAICHGPQILISAGLLKGKRVTCVSAIKDDVINAGAEYLNEPVVVDGNMITSRIPSDLPYFCQEIIKALQKE